The genomic segment TGCCGCAACGACAATGATTTCCCAACTGATCAGGAGGCGATAGTGGTGAATCATAACAACGCAAAGACAAAATTTATCAATGTAAAAGGAACCGATTTCGCCTACCGGAGCTGGGGGAAAGAGTGGGGGACTCCTTTGGTATTATTGCCCGGGACCGGAGGTTCTATGGATGACTGGGATCCGGCAGTGACTGATGGACTGGCTAAGCAATACCAATTGATCATATTCGATAATAAAGGCGTTGCCTCGTCCAAAGGAAATACTCCCAGCACGGTACAGGCAATGGCCAACGATGCCATTGATTTTATCAAAGCCATGAATCTTGGGAAAGTCAATATTATGGGGTTCTCCATGGGGGGATTTGTGGCACAAAGAATCGTTCTGACCGAGCCTGCACTGATCAATAAAATTATTTTAGTCGATAGCGGACCTAAAGGTGCGATCGGCCTTGCCAACTTGCCGAATATTATCGCTGGAAGTGCAGGGCTAAGCCCAGAACAATCCTATCTGAAATTCGGATTTACGGATTCACAGGTAAGCATTTCGGCGGGTAAAGCCTCCTATGCCCGGGTGCATTTGCGTACCATTGACCGTGATCTTGCACTGAGCGATGCAACATCCGCTGCGCAATTTACCGCTGTACTAGCCTGGGCTCAGCCTGACCCAGAGGCGCTTAATGAGATCAAAAACATCAAAAAACCTGTGTTAATTGTTCACGGTGATAAGGATCTTCCCATCTCCGTGCAGAATGCGTACAATATGAAACAGAATTTAGAAAATGCCACACTTTTAGAGTTTGCTGATTCGGGTCACGCAGCTTTCTATCAGAATTATGAAGCATTTTTGGGAAAAGCAGTCGCATTTTTGGCTAAATAGTTCATATCGCACAGCTGTTTCAATCGCCAATAGCCTATTTCTAGGTGTAAACAATAAGGGTAGATCATGATAAAGATGATCTACCCTTATTGTTTTTAGCGATTTCCATTTGAAAGAGCTTCAACATTTCCTCAGGCAACTATGGCTGTTGCCGTCAATATCACCTCAGACATTAGCTCTCTTGGCTAGTCACCAAGTCCTGTAGAAACCATCTGAAACCAGCGAAAGACGAGTCTCAGTCGCTCAGATTAGATGAGTGTTGTGGAAACGTTGATATTGCCTCTTGTTGCCTTGGAATATGGACAGGTCTGGTGGGCAAGCTGGATAAGCTGCTCCGCAATGGCTTTATCAATTCCGGGAAGGCTGATATATAACCTAGCCTGTAATAGGTAGGCCTCACCTGTCATTCCTAAATCTATCTCCGCATCCACAAACGTTTCTTTGGGCAATATTGTTCCTAGTTTTTTTGCCGCCAGCCCTAGCGCACCGATATAACAGGCTGACCAGCCAGCTGCAAAAAGCTGCTCAGGATTAGTTCCTTTGCCAGATGATCCCGGTGCTGAAAGTACAATGTCCAATTTTTCGTCGCTACTTTTAGCGCTTCCTGCTCTACCGCCAATTGTGCGGGTTTTTGCTGTGTACAATACTTTTTCGATGTTACTCATGTTTTCGTTGTTTTGTGGTTTAAAATTTATTGATTCTCATTTTCAGTCCGCATTACGGTATCTGATGCTTACAAAGAGAGCATAAAATACGCCCCGATCACAGTGAAAACTGTGGCAAGCGGACATATTAACAGCTGAGACGGACACCTAAAATAATGAAGCAGGCATCGGCCTTCGCAGTAATTATGCTCTGGGGGGGGAGTGCATAAAAAAATGCCACTGGGCTCACAGTGGCATTTAAGTACATTTACAGGGGCGTCGCTGGAAACCGGATCAACGGTCTTCGAGCCAGTTCAGGAACAGC from the Sphingobacterium thalpophilum genome contains:
- a CDS encoding alpha/beta fold hydrolase, whose protein sequence is MKAITKFTITGVLCAALFSTMANSCRNDNDFPTDQEAIVVNHNNAKTKFINVKGTDFAYRSWGKEWGTPLVLLPGTGGSMDDWDPAVTDGLAKQYQLIIFDNKGVASSKGNTPSTVQAMANDAIDFIKAMNLGKVNIMGFSMGGFVAQRIVLTEPALINKIILVDSGPKGAIGLANLPNIIAGSAGLSPEQSYLKFGFTDSQVSISAGKASYARVHLRTIDRDLALSDATSAAQFTAVLAWAQPDPEALNEIKNIKKPVLIVHGDKDLPISVQNAYNMKQNLENATLLEFADSGHAAFYQNYEAFLGKAVAFLAK
- a CDS encoding organic hydroperoxide resistance protein; translation: MSNIEKVLYTAKTRTIGGRAGSAKSSDEKLDIVLSAPGSSGKGTNPEQLFAAGWSACYIGALGLAAKKLGTILPKETFVDAEIDLGMTGEAYLLQARLYISLPGIDKAIAEQLIQLAHQTCPYSKATRGNINVSTTLI